The following is a genomic window from Hymenobacter sp. APR13.
ATTGGCCGGAAACTCCCCTTCGACCAGATAGATGCCGGGTTCCTGCTCGGTCACCGCCCATTTAAGCGCGGCATCTTCGGGGTTGGTGAGCGTGAGCTTGGCACCCTTGATGGGGGCGTTGGTGGCGTAGTCCGAGAGGAACAAACGCAGGTCGGCGGGCTGGCCACCTTCCAGGGGCTCGTAGCGCAGCAGCACCTCGAACTGTTCGGAGAGGGCCGCCACGGAAAACGAGGTGGCCCCGGCCGGCGTAGCGGCCGATGCCGTGCCGCTGTGGTCTTCGCCGCCGTGGGCGTGGGCCGCGCCGGTCAGCAGCAAACCCAGGAGCAAAAAAAGTAGCTGTTTCATGTTATTCGCCCTGCAAGTAGTTGAGTTCAATGAGGGCCTGGCGGTACTCGCGGATGGTCGTCAGGTAGGTGTTCTGGATGGCAAAGGCCTGGTTCAGACTCAGGATAAGTTGCAGGTAGCTCACTTCCCCGGCCCGAAACAGGCGCTGCGACTGGCTGATGATGGCCCTCGACTGGGGCAGGCCGGTTTGCTCATAATAGGCCAGCGACACCGCGAACTTGCGCGTGTCGGCTACGGCTTGCTGGTACTGGGTGCTGAGCTCCAGGCGCTGGGTTTGCAGCTGGTAGCCGGCCGCCTGGGAGCGGGCCGTGGCCGCCTGCAGCTGCGAGCGGTAGGTCCAGAACCACACGGGCACCGATACGCCAAACTGAAAGCGGTACCGGAGCGCCGAGTTTTCAAACGCCTGGTTCTGATAGCCCACCGTGAGGGCCGGCGTGCGCCGGGCCCGCACCAGGCTAATGCCCGACTGGCTCAACGCCACGTTCTGGGTGGCGGCGGCCAGCGTGGGGCTGCGCACTAGGGCCGTGCTGTCGTCGGTGGGCAGGCCGCCGAGCAGCGCCGTGCCGGTTTGGGCCAGCTCCTGGCCGGTGCGGCTCAGGTCGGTGCTGGTGGCCAGGGCTTCGGCGGGGCGGCCCAGCAGCAGCCCCAGCCGGCGCTGGGCGGCCTGTTGGTCGGCGGTGGCCTGCTGCAGCAGCACGGTTACCTGCCGGGCTTCGGCGTCGGTGCTGATGCGCTGCAATGAGGTTACTTCGCCGGCCGTGAACAGGCGCTCGGTGGCCAGACGCAGCACCCGAAACAGGCTGTCCTGGTAAGTGAGCTGGCCTACCTGAGCCTCGGCAAACTGCAGGCTCAGGTAGGCCAGGCGGGTGTCGCGCAGCACGCTGGCCCGGCTCACGTCGCGGTTGCGCTCGGCCAGGCTGATGCCGGCATCGGCCACCTGCCGCTGCCGCCGGTACACGTTGGGCAAATCGATGGTTTGCACCACGCCCGGCGCCCACATTTCGCCGGTGGGCGCCGAGAACAGGAAGTCCGGGTTGGCCGGCGCGAAGGAGCCCCGCTTCAGGGCGCGCTGCTCCTCAATTTCCCGGTCTGACTGCCGCAGACGGGGGTGGCGGCGCAGGGTCTGGGCCTCGGCGCTGTCCAGGCTGATGGTGGTTTGGGCCCGCACCGCGCTGGAGCAAAGCGCCAGCAGCACCAACGTCAGCAGCCAGCAGCTCCCGCTTTTTATGTTTAAGAACTTCATACAATCAGTTTAAAACCAGCCGGTGAGTTGCCCGCGGTTGCTGCAGGCAGCGGCCCAAACGGCGCCCGCCTACGACTTTTTCACGAGGGCCATGCCGCACTTGGGGCAGTTGCCGGGCTTAATGCTGGCACTGCCTTCGCAGTTCATGGGGCAGGCGTAAGCAGCAGCGGCAACTTTACCGGCTTTCGCTTCTGAATCGAGCTTTTCGAACCGGGCGCTGAGCGAGCTGCCGTTGGCTTTGAGGCTGACGATGGCCGTGCGCAAGGTGAGGCCGGCGGGGACGGCAGCTACCAAATGGTTGCCGGTGGGCAGCAGCTTAACTGAGCTGGTTTTGCCCGCCGCGCTCAGCAGCATGGCCGTGCCGGTGGCGCGGGTTACGGGCAGCGTCTTCTCGTTGTCATCGAGCAGATACACCTGCAGCTGGCCGGCCTGCTGCACCAGCTCCAGGTGGTACTTGCCGGCCGTGCGCACCGTGCCGCCGTGGGGCGAAGTGTGGGCGTGGGTTTCGCCGGCGGCTTTGTGGCCGTGGGTGGCCGTGGGCGGCCGTGCCGGGCGTGTGGCTATGCTGGGCAACGACGGTGAGGGGAGCGGCCAGCAGCAGGGCCGAGGCGAGAATGGGCAACATCTTCATAAAAAAACCGGGTACGAGGGTTGGGTGAATGAGGCGGCCGGCCCCGCGCCAGCGGCGGGGCCGGCCGGGGGCTTACATCTTGTCGGCGTTCTGGTTGTGCCAAGCTTTGAAGTCGGCTATTTCCTTTTCCTGGGCAGTAATCATCTGCTGAGCCATCTGCTTGAGCTTGGTGTCTTTGCCGTGGGCCAGCTCGGCCTTGGCCATGTCCACGGCGCTCTGATGGTGCACCGTCATCAGCATGTTGAAGTTCATGTCGGGGTCGGCCACTGTCTTGGGCATATTCTGCATCATGCCGTCCATAGAGGCCTTCATTTTGCTGGTGAAGGGGTCGGCGGGGTCGTTGGGCTGGTAGTTGGTGGGGGCGCTGTCGAGGCGGGTGGCGGCGGCTTCCAGCTCAGCAATTTCCCGTTGCTGGTCGGCCTTGATCTGCTCGGCCATGCGGCGCATGGTGGCGTCTTTGCCGTCGCGTAGCTGAAGGTCGGCCATTACTACCGCGCCTTTGTGATGCTCAAGCATGTGGTGGGCAAAGTCGTGGTCGGTGTTGCCTTTGGGCTTGGTGGCGTGCATCTTCTGCATCATCTCGTTCATGGCCACCAGCTGCGGCG
Proteins encoded in this region:
- a CDS encoding TolC family protein yields the protein MKFLNIKSGSCWLLTLVLLALCSSAVRAQTTISLDSAEAQTLRRHPRLRQSDREIEEQRALKRGSFAPANPDFLFSAPTGEMWAPGVVQTIDLPNVYRRQRQVADAGISLAERNRDVSRASVLRDTRLAYLSLQFAEAQVGQLTYQDSLFRVLRLATERLFTAGEVTSLQRISTDAEARQVTVLLQQATADQQAAQRRLGLLLGRPAEALATSTDLSRTGQELAQTGTALLGGLPTDDSTALVRSPTLAAATQNVALSQSGISLVRARRTPALTVGYQNQAFENSALRYRFQFGVSVPVWFWTYRSQLQAATARSQAAGYQLQTQRLELSTQYQQAVADTRKFAVSLAYYEQTGLPQSRAIISQSQRLFRAGEVSYLQLILSLNQAFAIQNTYLTTIREYRQALIELNYLQGE
- a CDS encoding heavy metal-binding domain-containing protein is translated as MPSIATRPARPPTATHGHKAAGETHAHTSPHGGTVRTAGKYHLELVQQAGQLQVYLLDDNEKTLPVTRATGTAMLLSAAGKTSSVKLLPTGNHLVAAVPAGLTLRTAIVSLKANGSSLSARFEKLDSEAKAGKVAAAAYACPMNCEGSASIKPGNCPKCGMALVKKS
- a CDS encoding DUF305 domain-containing protein, which codes for MKKSAFFLAALCAGSLLTTSCNNDKAADTTATTTETTTAADGAHDMAGMDHAGMDHGSAAPAGSSPQLVAMNEMMQKMHATKPKGNTDHDFAHHMLEHHKGAVVMADLQLRDGKDATMRRMAEQIKADQQREIAELEAAATRLDSAPTNYQPNDPADPFTSKMKASMDGMMQNMPKTVADPDMNFNMLMTVHHQSAVDMAKAELAHGKDTKLKQMAQQMITAQEKEIADFKAWHNQNADKM